A section of the Anabaena cylindrica PCC 7122 genome encodes:
- the psbA gene encoding photosystem II q(b) protein has protein sequence MTTTIQQRSTANVWDRFCEWITSTENRIYIGWFGVLMIPTLLAATTCFIIAFIAAPPVDIDGIREPVAGSLIYGNNIISGAVVPSSNAIGLHFYPIWEAASLDEWLYNGGPYQLVIFHFLIGCACYLGRQWELSYRLGMRPWICVAYSAPLASATAVFLIYPIGQGSFSDGMPLGISGTFNFMIVFQAEHNILMHPFHMLGVAGVFGGSLFSAMHGSLVTSSLVRETTETESQNYGYKFGQEEETYNIVAAHGYFGRLIFQYASFNNSRSLHFFLAAWPVIGIWFTALGVSTMAFNLNGFNFNQSIIDSQGRVIGTWADVINRANLGMEVMHERNAHNFPLDLAAGDVAPVALTAPAING, from the coding sequence ATGACCACAACCATTCAACAGCGTTCAACCGCTAACGTCTGGGATCGCTTCTGCGAGTGGATCACCAGCACCGAAAACCGTATCTACATCGGTTGGTTCGGCGTTTTGATGATTCCTACCCTGTTAGCTGCTACCACCTGCTTCATCATCGCATTCATCGCTGCGCCTCCCGTTGACATCGACGGTATCCGTGAGCCAGTTGCAGGTTCTTTAATCTACGGAAACAACATCATCTCCGGTGCAGTTGTTCCTTCCTCCAACGCTATTGGTTTGCACTTCTACCCAATCTGGGAAGCAGCTTCCTTAGATGAGTGGTTGTACAACGGCGGTCCTTACCAATTGGTAATTTTCCACTTCTTGATCGGTTGCGCTTGCTACTTAGGTCGTCAGTGGGAATTGTCTTACCGCTTAGGTATGCGTCCTTGGATCTGTGTAGCTTACTCCGCGCCTTTGGCATCTGCTACCGCAGTATTCTTGATCTACCCAATTGGTCAAGGTTCATTCTCTGACGGTATGCCTTTAGGTATCTCTGGAACCTTCAACTTCATGATCGTGTTCCAAGCTGAACACAACATCTTGATGCACCCCTTCCATATGTTGGGAGTAGCTGGTGTATTCGGTGGTTCCTTGTTCTCTGCAATGCACGGTTCTTTGGTAACTTCCTCCTTGGTTCGTGAAACAACCGAAACCGAATCACAAAACTACGGTTACAAATTCGGTCAAGAAGAAGAAACCTACAACATCGTTGCAGCACACGGTTACTTCGGTCGCTTGATTTTCCAATACGCTTCCTTCAACAACAGCCGTTCACTTCACTTCTTCTTAGCTGCTTGGCCAGTAATCGGAATCTGGTTCACAGCTTTGGGTGTCAGCACAATGGCTTTCAACTTGAACGGTTTCAACTTCAACCAATCAATCATTGATTCTCAAGGTCGTGTAATTGGTACATGGGCTGACGTAATCAACCGCGCTAACTTGGGTATGGAAGTAATGCACGAGCGTAACGCTCACAACTTCCCCTTAGATTTGGCTGCTGGTGATGTTGCTCCTGTTGCTTTAACTGCACCTGCAATCAACGGTTAA